A window of the Scytonema millei VB511283 genome harbors these coding sequences:
- a CDS encoding cation:proton antiporter has product MNFGGLISAAPVFDAIAWFESIRIGSTSLLASASTADNSPFIFAGILASLVVIYLASTIGGEVCARLNLPPVLGQLIGGLVVGISALHLLVFPEGGGDSSNSLLMRFLEATAGLSVDGVTTTFQIDSEVISVLSEIGVVILLFEIGLESNLQELLRVGTQATIVAIVGVVTPFLFGTLGLIAFFHISTVPAVFAGAALTATSIGITAKVLAELNYLNRSEGQIIIGAAVLDDVLGIIVLAVVASLAKTGEVELTNIIYLILSSVVFLVGAILIGRWLNPYFVQLVDALKTRGQLLIPALIFAFALSYIATVIKLEAILGAFTAGLVLAETQKCRELKNQVVPIADILVPIFFVVVSAKTDIGVLNPAVPANREGLIMASFLIVVAILGKVVTGFTVFGQEKVNRLAIGVGMIPRGEVGLVFAGIGSATGVLPPALDAAIIVMVIVTTFIAPPLLQIVFQRSPQQNLPQPEAIASVSESKQ; this is encoded by the coding sequence ATGAATTTTGGTGGACTGATTTCCGCAGCACCAGTATTTGACGCGATCGCCTGGTTCGAGTCGATCCGTATCGGTAGCACTTCTCTACTTGCGAGTGCGTCAACAGCAGACAATTCCCCCTTCATTTTCGCTGGCATCTTAGCTAGTCTGGTTGTGATTTACTTAGCCAGTACCATTGGCGGGGAAGTATGCGCGCGGCTGAATTTACCACCAGTTTTAGGGCAACTGATTGGCGGCTTGGTGGTAGGGATCTCGGCTTTACATCTGTTGGTATTTCCCGAAGGTGGTGGCGACAGTTCTAATTCGCTGTTAATGAGATTTCTAGAAGCTACGGCGGGATTGAGTGTAGATGGAGTAACGACAACATTTCAGATAGACAGCGAAGTGATTTCGGTTCTGTCGGAAATTGGTGTGGTGATTTTGCTATTTGAAATTGGGTTAGAGTCCAATTTACAAGAATTGCTGCGCGTTGGAACTCAAGCTACAATCGTCGCGATCGTGGGAGTCGTGACACCGTTTCTATTTGGTACTTTGGGCTTAATTGCCTTCTTCCACATCTCCACCGTACCAGCTGTTTTTGCAGGGGCAGCTTTGACGGCAACTAGCATCGGTATTACGGCTAAAGTTTTGGCAGAACTCAACTATCTCAACCGTTCGGAAGGACAGATCATTATCGGGGCGGCGGTGCTGGATGATGTTTTAGGTATCATCGTGCTAGCCGTAGTTGCTAGTCTTGCCAAAACTGGAGAAGTCGAATTGACGAATATCATTTATTTGATTCTCAGTTCAGTCGTCTTCTTAGTAGGAGCAATTTTAATCGGACGCTGGTTAAATCCCTACTTCGTCCAGTTAGTCGATGCACTCAAAACTCGCGGTCAATTATTAATTCCAGCACTCATTTTCGCTTTTGCCTTATCTTACATTGCCACTGTCATCAAATTAGAGGCAATTTTGGGTGCTTTTACTGCTGGGTTAGTATTAGCAGAAACGCAAAAATGTCGCGAATTGAAAAATCAGGTCGTACCGATCGCAGATATTCTCGTGCCGATTTTCTTTGTGGTTGTTAGTGCCAAAACAGACATCGGTGTTTTAAACCCAGCTGTCCCAGCAAATCGGGAAGGGCTGATTATGGCAAGCTTTCTGATTGTTGTCGCAATTCTGGGTAAAGTCGTCACTGGCTTCACCGTCTTCGGGCAAGAAAAAGTCAATCGTTTAGCGATCGGCGTGGGTATGATTCCTAGAGGTGAAGTCGGACTTGTTTTTGCTGGAATTGGTTCTGCGACTGGGGTGTTACCCCCTGCCTTAGATGCAGCAATTATTGTCATGGTCATTGTCACCACATTTATCGCCCCACCACTATTACAAATTGTGTTTCAGCGATCGCCCCAACAGAATTTACCACAACCAGAAGCGATCGCATCTGTATCTGAATCAAAACAATAA
- a CDS encoding rhomboid family intramembrane serine protease, with amino-acid sequence MFPLRDDVPTSITPYITYGLIGANIGIFLYQLTLNQQQLQEFFYSAAVVPCQLSGNIVSRCPIPTPQQLPEWMTLISSQFLHGGFLHIAGNMLFLWIFGNNVEDRLGHVKFLIFYLTCGVLAALSQWFFSPNSTIPSLGASGAIAGVMGAYILRYPQARVLTLVFLGFFVTTLQIPAVFFLGLWFVQQALYGVASLQVPSNIGMESGGVAYWAHAGGFVFGAILAPMFGLLKRD; translated from the coding sequence GTGTTCCCTTTGCGCGATGATGTTCCTACGTCAATTACACCTTATATTACCTATGGATTAATCGGTGCAAATATTGGTATTTTTCTTTACCAATTAACTCTGAACCAACAACAATTACAAGAATTTTTCTATTCGGCTGCCGTCGTACCTTGCCAATTATCAGGAAATATAGTAAGTAGATGTCCCATTCCAACGCCGCAGCAATTACCAGAATGGATGACGTTAATTTCATCTCAATTTTTGCATGGCGGCTTCTTACATATTGCCGGAAATATGCTGTTTCTCTGGATTTTTGGTAATAACGTAGAAGATCGTTTGGGGCATGTAAAATTTTTGATTTTTTATCTTACTTGTGGAGTTTTGGCAGCGTTATCTCAGTGGTTTTTCTCGCCAAATTCAACTATTCCCTCATTAGGTGCAAGTGGGGCGATCGCAGGAGTGATGGGCGCGTACATTTTGCGCTATCCCCAAGCAAGGGTATTGACTTTAGTGTTTCTGGGGTTCTTCGTGACTACCTTGCAAATTCCGGCAGTTTTTTTCTTAGGATTGTGGTTTGTTCAACAAGCTTTATATGGTGTTGCCAGCTTACAAGTTCCTAGCAATATTGGGATGGAAAGTGGCGGTGTAGCTTATTGGGCGCACGCCGGAGGATTTGTATTTGGGGCAATTCTCGCCCCAATGTTTGGACTATTGAAACGCGATTAA
- a CDS encoding DUF4126 domain-containing protein, whose translation MDTIEGISIGIALSAACGFRIFIPPLVMSIAAIFGHLPLASGFAWVGTYPALIAFAVATVVEVGAYYIPLLDHLLDTVATPTAIAIGTAITAAFLPDTDPLLKWTLAAIAGGGTAGTIQGLTGLARISSTALTIGLGNSVVATLESFGAFVLSILALVLPFLAVSLAVVLIVVSLSKIIQIFYSKKQVE comes from the coding sequence ATGGACACCATAGAAGGTATTAGTATCGGTATAGCTCTCAGTGCTGCTTGTGGCTTTCGGATTTTTATTCCACCATTAGTCATGAGTATTGCAGCTATTTTCGGTCATTTGCCCCTGGCTTCAGGATTTGCCTGGGTGGGGACTTATCCCGCACTCATTGCTTTTGCTGTGGCGACGGTGGTGGAAGTGGGAGCTTACTATATTCCTTTATTAGACCATTTGCTAGATACTGTTGCTACTCCAACGGCGATCGCAATTGGTACTGCTATTACCGCTGCTTTTCTACCCGATACCGATCCTTTGCTTAAGTGGACTTTAGCCGCGATCGCAGGTGGTGGTACAGCTGGTACAATTCAAGGCTTAACGGGACTTGCTCGTATATCTTCTACGGCTTTGACAATTGGACTCGGTAATTCAGTCGTAGCAACACTTGAATCTTTCGGTGCATTTGTCTTGTCAATCTTGGCGCTCGTATTACCTTTCTTAGCTGTTAGCTTAGCTGTGGTTTTAATTGTAGTTAGCTTGAGTAAAATAATTCAGATCTTTTATAGTAAAAAGCAGGTTGAATAG
- a CDS encoding zinc-dependent alcohol dehydrogenase family protein, with translation MKVYEIQNSFGLDSLNIAERPDPSPSYGQVLIKVRAVSLNYRDLMVVKGLYNPNIPLPLIPFSDGAGEVVAVGEGVTRVKVGDRVAGIFFQDWIAGKLTAAKTNSALGGAINGMLAEYVVLHEDGLVHVPAHLTDAEAATLPCAAVTAWNALFHSGSLQAGETILVQGTGGVSIFALQFAKIAGARVIATSSSDEKIEKVKQLGASATINYKQTPQWGKTVKELAGGEGVDLVVEVGGSGTLNESLRAVRIGGQISLIGVLSGGSGEISTVSILMKSVRVRGIYVGSREMFEAMNQAITLHQMKPIIDRVFPVSEAREALKYMESGSHFGKICLQF, from the coding sequence ATGAAGGTATATGAAATTCAGAATTCCTTCGGTTTAGACTCTCTAAACATTGCAGAACGTCCAGATCCTAGCCCTAGTTACGGACAAGTATTAATTAAAGTCCGGGCAGTATCTCTAAATTACCGCGATCTGATGGTGGTGAAAGGGCTATACAATCCCAATATTCCTTTACCTTTAATTCCCTTTTCTGATGGCGCGGGAGAGGTGGTAGCAGTAGGGGAAGGAGTGACCCGAGTGAAAGTAGGCGATCGCGTGGCGGGTATTTTCTTCCAAGACTGGATCGCCGGAAAACTAACCGCAGCAAAAACTAACTCCGCTTTGGGTGGAGCTATAAACGGAATGCTGGCAGAATATGTAGTATTGCACGAAGATGGCTTAGTACACGTCCCAGCGCACCTCACAGACGCAGAAGCAGCTACATTACCCTGCGCCGCCGTCACCGCTTGGAATGCCTTATTTCACTCCGGTAGCCTCCAAGCTGGCGAGACAATCCTCGTACAAGGTACAGGTGGGGTTTCGATTTTTGCCCTTCAGTTTGCCAAAATTGCCGGGGCGCGAGTTATTGCTACCTCCAGTAGCGATGAAAAAATAGAAAAAGTCAAGCAGTTGGGTGCTTCAGCAACAATTAATTACAAACAAACTCCCCAGTGGGGTAAAACAGTCAAAGAATTAGCTGGCGGTGAGGGTGTCGATTTAGTTGTAGAAGTTGGCGGCTCGGGAACTTTAAACGAATCTTTACGGGCTGTACGTATAGGGGGACAAATTAGTTTAATCGGCGTTCTCAGCGGTGGTAGTGGCGAGATTAGCACCGTGTCAATATTAATGAAAAGCGTGCGCGTACGCGGAATTTATGTTGGTTCGCGAGAAATGTTTGAAGCCATGAATCAAGCAATTACACTACATCAAATGAAGCCAATTATCGATCGCGTTTTTCCTGTTTCTGAAGCACGAGAAGCTTTGAAATACATGGAAAGCGGTTCTCACTTCGGGAAAATCTGCCTCCAATTCTAA
- a CDS encoding DinB family protein → MTNDSHMLVEHFQMLARYNSLANHKLYQVCSQLSDAERKQNRPAFFKSIHGTLNHILVGDRIWLTRFAGDRIPSTMLDAILYEDFDELWMARQVEDERIAAFVSALTVEFLHGTIEYVNNAGKTCRDPVNLLVAHFFNHQTHHRGQIHDMVTQTTISPPSLDMHRLIRP, encoded by the coding sequence ATGACAAATGACAGCCATATGCTTGTCGAACATTTTCAAATGCTTGCCCGCTACAACAGTTTGGCAAATCACAAATTATATCAAGTCTGTTCCCAGTTAAGCGATGCAGAACGCAAGCAAAACCGACCTGCATTTTTTAAGAGCATTCATGGCACGCTCAATCATATTTTAGTGGGAGATCGCATTTGGCTGACACGGTTTGCAGGCGATCGCATACCATCAACTATGCTCGATGCAATTCTTTACGAAGATTTTGACGAATTATGGATGGCACGTCAAGTAGAAGATGAGCGAATTGCAGCTTTTGTTAGCGCTCTAACTGTGGAGTTTTTGCACGGGACGATCGAGTATGTCAATAATGCCGGAAAAACTTGTAGAGATCCGGTCAATTTATTAGTCGCTCACTTTTTCAACCATCAAACTCACCACCGAGGACAGATTCACGACATGGTGACACAGACTACAATTTCACCACCATCTTTAGATATGCATCGCTTGATTAGACCTTAA
- a CDS encoding SDR family NAD(P)-dependent oxidoreductase, with the protein MDLQLTDKIALISGSTAGIGLAIATILAQEGATVAINGRKPERVGSAMDKIRQIYPEAKLQGVTADLSTAVGAELTFQQVPVVDILVNNLGIYQAKEFGEITDVDWMEIIETNVMSGVRLSRHYLPLMLQQNWGRIIFISSESAVNIPAEMIHYGVTKTAQLALARGMAETTVGSNVTVNSILAGPTKSEGVETFVQDMAQFQDIDPSQVEKEFFENTRPSSLIKRFATPEEVAALVAFVASPLASAINGAALRVEGGVVRSIV; encoded by the coding sequence ATGGATCTTCAACTAACGGACAAAATCGCCCTAATTAGTGGTTCTACTGCTGGAATTGGCTTGGCGATCGCCACGATTTTAGCCCAAGAGGGAGCAACTGTGGCGATTAATGGCAGAAAACCAGAACGAGTTGGTAGTGCGATGGATAAAATTAGGCAGATTTATCCAGAGGCAAAATTACAGGGCGTAACGGCAGATTTATCTACTGCTGTCGGTGCTGAGTTAACGTTTCAGCAAGTACCAGTTGTAGACATTTTGGTGAATAATCTGGGAATTTATCAAGCCAAGGAATTTGGCGAAATCACAGATGTAGATTGGATGGAAATTATCGAAACTAACGTCATGAGTGGCGTGCGGTTATCGCGGCATTACTTACCACTCATGCTGCAACAAAACTGGGGACGGATTATTTTTATCTCCAGCGAATCAGCTGTGAATATTCCCGCTGAAATGATCCATTATGGCGTAACCAAAACCGCACAGCTTGCTTTAGCCCGAGGAATGGCAGAAACTACAGTTGGTAGTAACGTTACGGTAAATTCGATTCTGGCAGGTCCCACCAAGTCAGAAGGTGTAGAAACTTTCGTGCAAGATATGGCGCAGTTTCAAGATATCGATCCTAGCCAGGTAGAAAAAGAGTTTTTCGAGAATACTCGCCCTTCTTCTTTGATTAAACGCTTCGCCACGCCGGAGGAAGTTGCGGCTTTAGTTGCTTTCGTAGCCAGTCCCTTAGCGTCTGCTATTAACGGCGCAGCTTTGCGGGTTGAGGGGGGAGTGGTGCGATCGATTGTTTAA
- the fumC gene encoding class II fumarate hydratase has protein sequence MEPMTAQIGTRTETDSMGTIEVPNDRYWGAQTQRSLIYFAIGNDTMPREMIRAIGILKQAAAVVNQELGQLPEDKASLIVQAAEEVISGKLDDHFPLRIWQTGSGTQTNMNANEVIANRAIELAGGVLGSKKPIHPNDHVNMSQSSNDTFPTAMHIAAAEEIYHRLLPMVKKLRHALAAKAEEFQEIVKIGRTHLMDAVPLTLEQEFSGYIAQLEKDLIRIQAALPDLYELAIGGTAVGTGLNTHPEFADRVAAKISDRTQLPFISAPNKFAALAAHDAIVAASGTLKTLATSLMKIANDLRWLGSGPRCGLGELILPANEPGSSIMPGKVNPTQCEAMTMVCVQVMGNDTAIAVAGSQGNFELNVFKPVMIHNLLHSIRLLADACSSFTEHLVIGIEPNREQIQHFLTNSLMLVTALNPHIGYDRAAAVAKKAYSDRTTLRQACVELGFLTEAEFDRLVRPEKMI, from the coding sequence ATGGAACCCATGACTGCTCAAATCGGCACTCGGACTGAAACCGATAGTATGGGGACAATTGAAGTACCGAACGATCGCTACTGGGGCGCACAAACCCAGCGATCGCTAATTTACTTCGCCATTGGCAACGATACCATGCCACGGGAAATGATTCGGGCGATCGGCATCTTGAAACAAGCAGCGGCGGTTGTCAATCAAGAATTGGGACAATTGCCGGAAGATAAAGCGAGTTTAATCGTGCAAGCCGCAGAAGAGGTAATTTCTGGCAAGCTAGACGACCATTTTCCGTTACGAATTTGGCAGACGGGAAGCGGCACTCAGACCAACATGAATGCAAATGAAGTTATTGCCAATCGCGCGATCGAGCTAGCTGGGGGAGTATTGGGCAGTAAAAAGCCAATTCACCCCAACGACCACGTAAATATGTCCCAATCTTCCAACGATACGTTTCCGACAGCAATGCACATTGCCGCAGCCGAAGAGATTTACCATCGGTTGCTGCCAATGGTGAAGAAATTACGACATGCATTGGCGGCTAAAGCTGAGGAATTTCAGGAAATTGTCAAAATCGGTCGCACTCACTTGATGGATGCCGTACCGTTGACTTTAGAACAAGAATTTTCTGGTTATATCGCTCAATTAGAAAAAGATTTAATTCGCATTCAAGCTGCACTACCAGATTTATATGAATTAGCAATTGGTGGTACAGCAGTAGGTACGGGATTGAATACGCATCCAGAATTTGCCGATCGCGTGGCGGCGAAAATTAGCGATCGCACCCAATTACCATTTATCTCTGCACCAAATAAATTTGCCGCTTTAGCGGCTCACGATGCGATCGTTGCTGCCAGTGGGACGCTGAAAACCCTAGCAACTTCGTTAATGAAAATTGCTAACGATCTGCGCTGGTTGGGTTCTGGTCCCCGTTGTGGCTTGGGAGAGCTGATTTTACCTGCGAATGAACCTGGATCGTCAATTATGCCGGGAAAAGTCAATCCCACTCAGTGTGAAGCGATGACAATGGTATGCGTACAAGTGATGGGAAACGACACCGCGATCGCAGTTGCCGGATCTCAAGGTAACTTCGAGCTAAACGTGTTTAAACCTGTCATGATACACAACTTACTGCACTCCATCCGGTTATTAGCCGATGCTTGCTCCTCATTTACGGAGCATTTAGTCATTGGTATTGAGCCAAATCGAGAACAAATTCAGCATTTTCTCACCAATTCCCTGATGCTAGTCACAGCACTGAACCCGCATATTGGTTACGATCGCGCTGCTGCTGTCGCGAAAAAAGCATATAGCGATCGCACCACCTTACGCCAAGCCTGTGTCGAATTGGGTTTTCTCACCGAAGCCGAATTCGATCGCCTCGTCCGACCGGAGAAAATGATTTAG
- a CDS encoding SPOR domain-containing protein yields the protein MKRQIQSPIIAKFFNLDISWNLAIAPAVTLLVGTWLTLAANATQTQPVAENKKSIPNSVARFSPEGRVFRISNSNFTPRELDFQAPSSAPVNPPPVKPLPVNPVPTPRTTSYLVYVNNPNALTLQRIKQFEPSAFVRQYQQRNVIQAGIFQQTANAQKLAIALESQGIDARIVNLSTGEDTDFTGKFYFVVIPAKQNKLGAIEQRIQQLRMGMPVRVSQRQEPRTHVRVGPFLAKEQAENWRRYLRASGLRRARVYYGQ from the coding sequence ATGAAGCGGCAAATTCAATCTCCCATAATAGCCAAATTTTTTAATTTAGATATTAGTTGGAACCTGGCGATCGCCCCAGCCGTAACTCTATTAGTAGGGACATGGTTAACACTAGCTGCTAACGCTACTCAAACGCAACCCGTCGCTGAAAACAAAAAATCAATTCCGAATTCCGTAGCTCGCTTCTCTCCTGAAGGGCGAGTATTCCGAATTTCTAATTCTAATTTCACTCCCCGCGAACTTGACTTCCAAGCACCTTCATCTGCACCAGTAAATCCCCCACCAGTTAAACCTTTACCAGTAAATCCCGTACCTACTCCTCGCACTACGAGTTACTTGGTTTATGTGAATAATCCGAATGCATTGACGCTACAACGAATCAAACAGTTTGAGCCATCGGCATTCGTGCGCCAGTATCAACAAAGAAACGTGATTCAGGCAGGAATATTTCAACAGACTGCTAATGCCCAAAAACTAGCGATCGCCCTAGAATCTCAAGGCATTGATGCACGAATTGTCAATCTTTCAACTGGAGAAGATACAGATTTTACAGGTAAATTTTATTTCGTAGTCATTCCTGCTAAACAAAATAAATTAGGTGCGATCGAGCAGAGAATCCAACAGCTAAGAATGGGAATGCCAGTCAGAGTCAGCCAGCGTCAGGAACCTCGGACTCACGTAAGAGTGGGACCATTTTTGGCAAAAGAACAAGCCGAAAATTGGCGGCGCTATCTACGAGCTTCGGGACTGAGAAGGGCGCGAGTTTATTACGGACAATGA
- a CDS encoding DUF4365 domain-containing protein, producing MLTDQHIAEALSRAYIRAIAGRAGLNLAIREYDYGVDGSFDEVIVRQNRRVESGFSLSFQLKASTQWKLDSTHVIYDLEAKTYNDLILRRSIRAAIPCILILLALPPDSTQWLICEESELRLKGTCYWEYLSGNLSGNRQSVRIYIPRTQRLTPESLLTLMENVKTGEWS from the coding sequence GTGCTAACTGACCAACATATCGCCGAAGCGTTAAGCCGTGCTTATATTCGCGCGATCGCTGGACGTGCCGGACTCAACTTAGCCATTCGAGAATATGACTATGGTGTAGATGGTAGCTTCGATGAAGTCATCGTACGGCAAAATCGCCGAGTCGAATCTGGCTTTTCCCTCAGTTTTCAACTCAAAGCTTCAACCCAATGGAAACTCGACTCCACCCATGTTATCTATGACCTAGAAGCGAAAACCTACAATGACTTGATTCTCAGACGCAGCATAAGAGCCGCGATACCCTGTATCCTCATTTTGTTAGCATTACCCCCCGATTCGACACAATGGCTCATTTGCGAAGAATCAGAACTGAGATTGAAAGGAACTTGCTACTGGGAATATCTCAGTGGCAACCTTAGCGGAAATCGCCAGTCTGTCAGGATCTACATTCCCCGAACCCAACGCCTCACCCCAGAATCTTTGCTAACTTTAATGGAGAATGTCAAAACAGGAGAGTGGTCATGA